The region TCGGAGCTGGCGTTGCGTTCCGACACCCGCTTCTACGACGAGCGGCTCCGGCTCGGCACTCAGACCGACGACCGGCGCGCGCAGCTGGCGATGACCATCGCGGCCGGCCTGCCGACCGGACCCGAGGATGCCGAGTGGCGCGCCATCTGGCGGGCGGTACTGGCCGCCGGCTTCGAGCTCGATGCGCGGCGCGATGTGCAAGGCATTTATCACCGGCAGGTGGGGCTGTACGCCGACGTGCTGACGGCGGGCGCAGAGGCGGGGACGTTCCGGCTGACCAGCGGCGCCCGCGACATCGCCATGACCCTGATGTCGATGGAGGACTATCTCGGATACCGCATCGTCGCGCGCGACCCGGAAGTGAGCCGAGCGACAGCGTTGCGGCTCATGCGTCAGTACGCCGAGCTGGCCACCGGAGCTGCGCTGCCCGAGACGGGATGAAAGTCGAGCCGATCGAGTGTTCTCACTGGCGGCGACAGAATCTGCTCAACATCCGCAATGCTGCCGAAAATGAATCTGCGCTGGTCGTGGCGGGAAGAAAGGCGTCACACTTCTTTTCCTGTCATGATCAACTCAGCAGTATCCACAGTGCGAAGAAAGAAGAAAGAAGGACTGCAGCATGAGCGCAGTTTTGACCCGCCGTCTGCCGCTCGTGGCCGGCGGAATCGCTCTGTCAGCCATGGTGTGGCTGGCCGGGTGCGGCTCCAACCAGAACAAGGCGCCCGAGACGTCCACCACCACCACGACGACCACGACGACGACGACCACTCCGATGACGACTCCGCCTCCTCCGCCGCCGGCGACACCGACGGAGAATGCGCCGCGGACCCCCGGTGGTAATCCGTTCACGACGATGTATCCGAACCCGAACGACAACGGCCGGAACCCGAATGCACCGAGGGCGCCGCGCTGAACCCAGCCGTGGTCACTGCAGTCCGCCTGCGGCCGGAACGGTCTCAGGCGGCCTTCAGTCAAGGCGAACCCGAGGGGCACGTCGCTTTTGGCCGCTGGTGGTCGTGAGTGCGCTGGTCGTGCTCACGTCCAGCGCCGGGCTGCCGCGTGCTCCGCTGAGCGCGGGGGCTCCCGGGGTGATCGGCGGCCCCTACGCCGATCTGCTGGCGGGTTCGACCGACCTCGGGCCCTCCCGCGACCGCACCGCGCAAGTCATCGTCGAGCTGCGCGGCCACGCTCGGCCTCAGGCCCTGCTGGGATGGGCTCACAGTCGGTCGCTGGACGTGCGGTGGAGCCCCGGTCGGCCCTGGGCGGTCATCGAGGGGGGCGCGCAGGCGATCGCCGGCGCGTTCGACGTCGAGGTCCACGATTTCCGCGGACGCCGGGGGCAGGTCTTCTACGCCTCGCGGCGCCAACCCGCGATCCCCGACGGTCTCGCCGACGAGGTGAGCGGACTCGGCCGGATACTGGGCTACACGCCCTACCGCGAATCGCAACCGTGGCCGCAGTTGCCGCTCGACGTACCCGATCAGGGGCTGACACCCGCCGCGCTGCGCGCCACGTACCGGGCCGACAGGCTGTTCGCCGACGGGTACACCGGTAAGGGGCAGACGATCGTCATCTTCGCGTTCGGCGGTTTCGACCAGGCCGATCTCGACACCTTCGCGACGACCTTCGGCCTGCCGAAGTTCACTCCGACGCTCGTCGGCGGACAGGCCGGCGACCCGGCCGCCGAGACGACGATGGATCTCTCGGTCGTCCACGCGATCGCACCCGATGCGCGGACCGTGGTGGTCAATGCGCGCCCGACGGTCGAGGGAGATGGCGCCTACGAGAAGATCGGCCGGATGATGGAAGACGCCGACCGCGCATTCCCCGGGGCCGTGTGGAGCTTCTCGATCAGCTGGGGTTGCGACAAGCTCATCACCGCAACGGATTTGGCGCCCGCGCGGTCGGCCCTGGTCGCCGCGCAAAGGAACGGCACCACGGCCTTCATGGCGAACGGGGATCTCGCCGGGCTGGAATGCAAGAGCGGTGATGACTGGTCGTCCGCGCCGGAGCGGGACAACATCGGCCTGAATTCGGTGGCCTCGCTGCCGGAGATGGTCAACGTCGGGGGTACCACGTTGTCCACCGAGGCCAACGGCGGCTGGCTGGGGGAGCAGGCCTGGTTCGACGTGCCGCTGTCGTTGGGCACCAGCGGCGGGGTGTCCGAATTGTTCGATATGCCCGCGTGGCAGCGAGGCGTCACCGACCACGTTGCGGCCGAACGAAACCCGGGCCGCCGGTTGACCCCGGATGTCGCGGCGGTGGCCGACCCGTTCACCGGGGTGAGGTTCTTCCTGCACGGCCAACCGACTGTCGGCGGCGGCACCTCTCAGGCGGCGCCGATCTGGGCGGGACTGGCGGCGGTCATGAACCAGTACCTGCTGGCCGACGGCGGCCGTCCGCTGGGCGACCTCAATCCGCTGCTCTACCGCATCGCCACCGGCGCGCGGTTACCCGCCTTCCGGGATGTGACGTTGGGCGGCAACGCTGTCGACGACGCCACGCCCGGCTACGACCTCGTCACCGGGCTCGGCACCCCCGACACGCAGAACCTCGCCGAGAACGTCCGCGACCTCCAACGGGCGGCGCCATGAGCGACGACTCGCCGATCCCCATGACCGAGTGCCGGATATGCCGCGTCGACGTTCCCGCGGGCAACTTCTGCGGGCTGTGCGGCTGCCACCTCACACCACGGCGGTGGGAAGGGCCCGATTGGCTGCGCATCCGCAACTTCGGTGCCGCACCCGACGAGAGCGTGCTGTCGCCGTCACTGGCCAGTTCGCTGTTCCCGCATCTGGCGCACCGCGGCGCGTTCCGCTGGGGGCTGGCCGCGATGGTGCTCCTGCTCGTGGGCTGCGCGCTGCTGCGGCTGCCCGCGGCGTTGATCGCGGTCGGCGTGCTGGGCATGCCCGCACTGTTCGTCATCTACCTGCGTGAAGCCGACGCGTTCCGCGATCTGCCGGGCCGCACACTGGCGTTGACGACGGTGCTGGGATTGGCTCTGGGTATCGGCTGGGCGCTGCTCACCGGCGGCGAACTCGCTCGATCCTCCGGTGTCGCCCTGGGCGTCGGGGTCGCGGGGGCGCGGATGATGCGCGACGGCATCGCGATCCCGCTGGGTGGAGCGATTCTCATGCTGGTCCCCGCCATCGTCGTGCGGGTACTGGGGCCACCGACGCGAGAAGCGTTGGACGGTTTCATGATCGGCGCCCTCGGCGCTCTGATGTTCACCGCGGCGGCGATGCTGACGCGCTTGATTCCCCAGCTCGGCACCGGCGTGATCAGCAGCAGCCCGCTGAGCATCCTCGTCGTCGAGGCCGGAATCCGCGGAATCGCGGTGCCGTTGATCGCGGCGGCCACGGGCGGATTGATCGGCGCCGCATTGTGGTTCGTCCGGCCGGAGAGCAAGAAGCATCAGCGGCCCGCAGTCGTGCGCCTCGTTCTCGTGTCGTTCGCGCTGGCGATCCTGCTGCTCGCCATCGCCCTGGGGATGATCGACGTGTCGCGCTCCCGGCAGTGGCTGATGCTGACGTTGTACCTGGTGGTATCCGCGGTGGCCGTGCTGTTGCTCCGGCTCAGTCTGCACCTGGCGCTGCTGCACGAGGCGCACGACGAGATCGCCGCGGACGAGCCGGTGCTGTGCCAGCACTGCGGACACGTGGTGCCCGACATGGCCTTCTGCCCCGGCTGCGGAGTGGCCGCGCGCGCCTCGTCGCGGTCCTCGCGCGCGCTGCGCCGGACGGTGCGTCCGGCACGGGTCGACCCCGACGGCGAACAGCGTTGAGCGCCACCACGTTCTTCCCGGGATATGCGGTTGCCGGGAATCACTACGAGGCGACACCCGCCCGCCGCACCTCCCACCGCGCGGTGCTGCTGATGTGGCTGCTCCCGGTGATCGTGGTGGGAGCCGTGCTCGCCTTCATCTCGGCGAGGACGACCGCGCCGTCGGTGCGCTACGTGTGTCCGCCGGACTGCGGCCGGCCCCCGACCGGCACACCGGTCGCGATCAATCCGCGCTTCACCGCGCCGGACGGCTCGTTCTCGGTGTCCTACCCGGCCAGTGGCGCGGCGTATCAGATCACCACCCAATCCGACGGCGTCACCGCCGATTTCGTCGGCGGCGAGGGCGGGACACTGAGGCTCTTCAGCCTGCCCGCCGCGGGACGTGCACCTCGCCAGATCGCCGCGGACCTGCTGGCCGACCACATTCCGGACGCACGGACCGCCTACGAGATCCCCAACACGATGGTCGGTTACCAGCCGGGGTACGGGGAGGTCATCGACTACTGGCCGCAGGGCTCCAGCAGCAGTTTCACCAGGATGCGCGTGATCGTCATGGTCGCGGTGAAGAACGACCTCGCGCTGGTCGCCTCCGCGGCCGGACCGTACCACCAGTTCGGACCCGACTTCGGGCCCGGAAAGCCGTCCGGCGCCAACGTGCAACTCGCGCTCGACATGGGTAAGTACGTCAACAGTTTCTCGTGGCGGGGCGACCCCCCGCGCTGAGTCGACGGGCGGGTGGTCAGATGTTCGTCTGGTCGAGGGGCGCGTCGGGAGTCGGTACCGCGGCGCCCTGCCCGGGTGCGTCGACAGCGCCGGGAAGGCCGACGGTGTAGGAAGCCATCGACAGCGAGCCGTAGCAGTGCCCCGCTGTCAGGCGGTCGAATACGGCCGCATCCGCGCCGGCCGCCCCGGCAACGTAGAGCATCGGGACGAAATGGTCCGGAGTCGGGACTGCGGCGCGATAGTCGCGGTGGCCGGTGAGCTGTGCCGCCTCGTGTGGGGCAGTCGTCAGCAGGTCGTTGGCGTCGTCGTCGAACCTGACCGCCCAATCGAATCCGCGGTCGGCGAGGCCAGAGGTCATCGCGGCGAGGTTGTGCACGATGTTGCCGCTGCCGAGCAGCAGCACGCGGCGCCGGCGCAGCGCTGCCAGGCGAGCCCCGAGGTCGAGGTGGTAATCGAGTGGCTTGTCGGCGTTGATCGACAGCTGCACGACCGGGATGTCCGCGTCCGGGAACGCGTGTACGAGGACAGACCAGGCGCCGTGGTCGATGCCCCAGCTGTCCACATCGGCTCCCACCCATGTCGGCTCGACGACATCGCGGATCTCGTCGACGAGGTCGGGCGACCCGGGAGCGGGGTAGTCGACGTCGAACAGTGGCTGGGGGAACCCGTAGAAGTCGTGAATGGTGCGGGGCCGTGCCATCGCGGTCACCGCGGTCGCGTTGATGTACCAGTGAGCGCTGACCACCAGGATCGCGCGAGGCCGCGGCACCGCACGGCCGAATGCCGCCCATGCTTCGGTGTAACGGTTCGCCTCGAGCGCATTCATGGGACTGCCGTGCCCGATGAACGCGGCGGGCATCACGGTGTCGGCGGCCTCGGTCATGCGCCCAGTGTCGGCGCCGTGCCCCGGATCGCGTCGGCCACCTGCAGCAGGTCGTCGCCGACGATCTCGGGGGTCCCGAACGCAGGGATGACGGCCTGCCCGGGCCTGCGGACGAAGGCGCCGTGACAGCCGGCGGTGAGTGCGCCGGCGATGTCCCACCCGTGGGCGGCAACCAGCCAGACGTCGTCGAGCGCCACGCCGAAGTGATCGGCGAGGTGCCGATAGGCCGCCGCGGCGGGTTTGAGCGCGCGGACCTCGTCGGCGGACAGTATCGCGTCGAAATACGCAGAGAGTCTCGCCGACTCCAACTGTTCGTGCGCCACCTCCAGCGGTGAGTTCGTCAGCGCCGCGAGCGTGAAGTCACCGAGGCGTTCGAGTGCCGGCGCCGCATCGGGGTGGGCCGGCAATCGGCGCATCGTGGCGGCGATCGCCTCGGCGTGGTCCAGCCCGAGCATGTGCAGGGCGTTGCGCTGCGCGGTCGGGAAGTCGACGTAGTCTCCGGTGACCCCGCCGACCAGAGCGACCTGCAGCATCTGGGCGAACCAGCGGGTGCGTGTCTCGCGGCCGCCGAGGATCTCGTCGAGCGGCTGCAGGTCGAGCAGGGTCTCGTTGACGTCGAACGCGATCACGACCATCCCGCCGACGCTACGCCTCACCGGCGGGGCAGGTCAGTGCTGCATCAAGGCATAGACGACGGCACCGATGGTCAACAACATCAGCGTGCCCACGAACGCATAGCTGAACGCCGGGTGGGCCTGGTCGCGCCGTAGTCGCAGCTCCCGCCCGAGATGTCGCCATTTCCGGCGAATGCTGTGCCATTGCCGATTGCTCGCAGTTGCCACTTGTCCGCTCCCCAGTGCCGCACGCGGTGACGGCGTCGGATTGACGTCCGGGTCGATGCTAGGGCGACCGAACGGAAGTTGCAGCGCGTCCACCTGCCGGTTCCCTGGCAGTCCGCCGTGGGTTCCGTTGGAGATCCGTCGGCGAGGAATCAAGCCCACTGTCGCTCTACGGCAACGAATTACGAGCCCGCAGTGAAGGCGGATGCCAAGAGCTCGTACCGCACCGCATCCGCGGCGCGGCAGACCGCCGCACCGACCGCGGGCGACATTTCCTGCCCGTACCCGAAGTCCTCTCCGTCGACGGTCACCACGACCAGGCGGTCCGGAAGGCGTCCCAGACACGCGCCCAGGGAGACCGCGCACGTCAGGCCGATCCCGTGCGAACTGAGCACCACCTCACTCGGCAGCGCCTCGGACACCCAGCGCCGTACACGTCCGGGCTCGGGGCCGGAGGCGGCGTCGACGACAACGGCCAGCGCGGCACCGGTCCACGTCTCCAGCAGCTCGTCGGGTTCGCCTGCCGCCGTCCGGATACGGACTCCCGGCGGTGGGGCGCTGAGGAGCTCGGCGATCACTGCGGGCCCGACACCGTCGTCGCGGCGCCACACGTTGCCGAGGCCGATCACGACGCCGGTCACCGGCGCTGCACCGTCAGCGTCAGAAAGTGTGCCGCGCACGAGATGCACGGGTCGTGGTTGCGGATGGTCCGTTCGCACAGATGTGCCAGGTCGGTGTCGTCCAGAGACGCGTTCGCCCCGACCACCGCGGCCAATTCGTGCTCGATCGCGGCTTGGTTCTGCGACGTCGGTGGCACGATCGTCGCGGCACGCACCGTGTCGTCGGGGCCGATCTCGTAGCGGTGGTACAGCAGACCGCGGGGCGCCTCGCTGACCCCGTGGCCGGTAGCGGCCCGGGCCGTCACGGGTACGGAGGGGCGTGGGGGGCGCTGGTACTCCTCGATGATGCGCAGCGCCTCGTCCACGGCGTACACGATCTCGACCGCACGAACGACGATGCTGCGGAACGGGTTTCGGCATTGCGATCCGAGCCCCGCCGAGGCGGCCGCGGAGGCCGCCGCAGGCGAGAGTGCCGCCGAGTTCAGCGAGTACCGGGCCAGGGGCCCGGTCAGGTAACGACCGCCGTCGAGGGTGGCGTGCAGGGCGGTGGAGTGCGGCACCTGCTGCTCGACCACGTGCGTGCCGAACTCCGCGGCGGTGAACCCTGCGCCGGTGCTGCGGGTGATGTCGCCGTTGTCGATGGGGTAGCGCTGCGATGCGGCCAGCGCGAGGAACTCGTGGTCGACCTCCAGGTCGGGGAAGTCGAGTGCGCCGACGGCGGCGACCGTGGCGAGCGCGTCGTCCATCGCGTGACGCAACGATTCGGCCATCGGTGCCAGCTCGGCTCGCGTCGGCGTCCGGTAGAACCCGCCCAGCCGCACGTTCACCGGGTGGATGGGGCGCCCGCCGAGCTGTTCGAGCAGGCGGTTGCCGACGCGTTTGAGGTTCAGGCCGCGCTCGAGCAGGCCGGGATGGTCCTTGGCCATGGTCAGTGCGTCGGGGTAGCCGAGGAAGTCGGGCAGGTGCAGCAGGTAGATGTGCAGCGCGTGCGAGTTGATCCATTCGCCGCAGTAGAGCAGCCGGCGCAGTGCGCGCAGTTCGTCGTCGAGGGTGACACCGCACGCGTCTTCGATCGCGTTGCAGGCGCTGACCTGGTAGGCGACCGGGCAGATGCCGCAGATGCGCGCGGTGATGTCGGGAGGCTCGGTGTAGGCACGTCCGCGCAACAGTCCCTCGAAGAACCGGGGCGGTTCGTAGATGTTGAGTTCGACGGTGTCCACGGTGCCGTCGGTCAACGTAACGTGAAGGGCCCCTTCGCCTTCGACGCGCGTCAGGGCGCCGACGGAGATGATGCGTGTGTCGCGGTTCATCGGTCGGTGCGCCTCTCGGTGAACGTGGTGACGTTGAACGTGCGGAAGACACGCTCGACGCCTCCGTCGGTCATGCCGTCGCGGGTCAGCAGCGGGATCAGGGCGGGGAAGTTGGGTGTGGCGGTGGGGCCGAAACAGCCGTAGCAGCCGCGGTCGACCGACGGGCACAGCGCGCCGCAGCCGGCGTGGGTGACGGGGCCCAGGCACGGGGTGCCCTCGGCCACCACGACGCAGGTGATCCCTCGCTGCTTACATTCGGAGCACACGGTTTTGGCCGGCAACCGCGGCGTGCGGCCCGCCAGCAGAGCGCACAGCGTGTCGAGAAGCTGGCCGCGGTCGATGGGGCAACCCTGCAGTTGATAGTCGACCGTGACGTGCGCGGAGGCGGGTGTCGACGTCGCCAGCGTGTCGATATAGGCCGGTTCGGCGTAGACGAGTGCGGCGAGTTCGGCGACGTCGAGGGAGTTCCGCAGGGCCTGTATCCCACCGGCGGTCGCGCACGCGCCGATCGTCACCAACACCCCGGACTGCTCGCGGATCTCGTGGATGCGGCGCTCGTCGGCGGCGGTGGTGATCGAGCCCTCCACCAGAGAGACGTCATAAGGTCCGCCGGTGATGGTGCTCGACGCCTCCGGGAAGCTGGCGATCTGAACCTGTTCGGCCAGCGTCAGCAGTTCGTCCTCACAGTCGAGCAGGGTCAGCTGACATCCGTCGCACGAGGCGAACTTCCACACGGCCAGCGTCGGTGCGGTCATCTCTTACAGCTCCTTCACCCGCAGCAGTTCCGAAGCGACGTCGTACCCGACGACCGGCCCGTCGAGACACAGCAGCAGCGGACCCAGCTGGCAGTGACCGCACCAGCCGATGCCGCACTGCATGTTGCGTTCCAGCGATACTCGGATATCGCTGGACGCCATGCCTTTTCGCAACAGCAGTTCCGCGCAGGAGCGCATCATCGGCTCCGGTCCGCACAGGAATGCGGTGGTGCGATCGGGTGCCAGCGCCAGGCGGCGCAGGGGTTCGGTGACGAAACCCACCTCGCCGGGCCACCCCTGCACCGGCACGTCGACGGTGAGGTGGACGTCGGCACCGCCGCTGTTCTGCCAGGCGGAGAGTTCATCGCGGAACAGGAAGTCGCCGCGGGTGCGGGCCCCGGCGATCACGGTGAGACGGCCGAAGCGTCCTGGGTCGGCCACGGCGGCGAGGATCAGTGAGCGCAGCGGTGCCAGCCCGACGCCACCACCGACGACGACCAGATCCCGGCCGGCCGCAGCGTCGAGTGCCCAGCCCGTGCCGAACGGTCCCCGCATGCCCAGCACGGCCCCGGGCCGGGCGTCGTGCAGGGCGCGGCTGACCCCACCGACCGAGCGGACCGTGTGCGCGAGAAGGCCGCCGTCCGGGTCGTCGATTCCGCTGACCGAGATGGCGACCTCGCCCATCCCGAACGCGTACATCATCATGAACTCGCCCGGTTGCGGTGAGGGCAGGGCGTCGCGCACCGGGGCCAGGGTGAGGGTGGCGGTGTCGCGGTTCTCGACGGTGCGGGCGGTCACCCGGTAGGGCACCGGCGTCATCGGGGTCCACCCCGTCGTGGGGAACCTGCAGTCACTCATCGACCGGGTCCGCCTGCTGGGCCAGCGCGGCGGCCTCTTCGGTGATGTCGATGCCGGTCGGGCACCACGCGATGCACCGCCCGCAGCCCACGCATCCCGAGGTGCCGAACTGGTCGTGCCAGGTGCCCAGCTTGTGGGTGATCCAGTGGCGGTACCGGCCGGCGCCCGACTGCCGCACGGAGTCCGGATGGACGTAGCTGAAGTCGAGGTCGAAGCAGGACGCCCAGTGCATCCAGCGTTCGGCGTGCTCGCCGGTGAGGTCGGTGACGTCGGTGACGTCGGTGCAGAAGCACGTCGGACACACCATCGTGCAGTTCCCACACGTCAGGCAGCGGGCCGCGACATCGTCCCAGCGCGGCGACTCACGCGACGACGCGAGGAGCTCCCGCAGATCTACCTCCGGCATCCGCCGCCCCATCGCGTGTGCTGCGTCGGCGACATCGGCTCGTGCACAGTCGATCTCGTGGTCGTCGGCGACGCGCTGCGGGAGCTCGGCGAGGACGTCGGCGCCGTCGTCGCTGCCGACCTCGACGAGGTAGGACCGTACGTTTCCGTCGATGCGCTCGGTCAGGGCGAGGTCGTGGCCCGGCCCCACACCGGGCCCGGTCCCCATGGAGGCGCAGAAGCACAATCCACCCGGTTCGGTGCAGTTGACCGCGACGACGAAGATCCCACGCCGGCGGGCGGCGAACTCGGGCTGGGGGTGTGCACCGCGGCCCAGGACGCGGTCGAGCGTGGCGATGGCGGCCAGATCGCAGCCCCGGACACCGAGGAACGCATACCGCTCGGTGTCTCCGTTCTGCTCACCCTCGGACGACCAGAGGCGCTGCCGCGGCGGGTGCAGGAACTGCTTCCACGATTGCGGGCCGGCGGAGTGGCCGAACACCGCGTCGTCGGCGCGTTGCCGCAACCGATAGTGACCGGGCGCCACATCGACGCCCCATCCGCTCGGCAGGTCCTCGGCCGAGCTGAGCTCGGCCAGCACGATGGCGCTGTCGCGCACGGTGGGTCCGATCACGCGGTAGCCGCGGCGCTTGAGTGCCTCGACGAGTTCGGCCAGCCCGGCCGCATCGATGACAGCGGTCATCGGTTCACCTTGCAGGGCTGCCACAGCGCCGGACTAGGGCCGGTAGTCCTCAACGTGCGGTCGGCTGCGCGGACCGGGAACGCCTCGACGTGCAGCCAGTCCGCTGTGCGCTCGGCCGGGACAGCTCCAGCCGTCGCGTCACGATACATCGAAAACCGCAGTGGCACAGGACGTCACGGTGCCGGCCGGGTTAGACCGCCGCATCGAGGGGTAGGTGGGGGGTCCATGACCACCGGGAGTCCGATGTCCGAGCAGACAGAACTGCAGCGTGTGCTCCGCGCGATTCACTTTCCCTGCAGAAAGGGATATCTCGTCAGCCGTGCCGCGTACGAGGGGGCGTCTCAAGGCTTGCTCGACCGGCTCCGCGACCTCGACGACGACCGGTTCGACAGTCCGGAGCAACTGTGGCGCGCGCTGAGACCGTCCCCGGGGCGCAGCGACCGCGCCTGAGGGTCAGGCGGTGTGGAACAGTTCGGTCGCCGGGTTCCCGCCGCGGATCAGGGCCCACACCGTGGCTCCGTCGGGGGTCGGTGCACAGCCCCACAGGCGGCACAGCCGATCGATACGCGTGGAGAACTCGGGCGACACCTCGCCGCACCCCTGGCCGTCGCCGGTCTGGTCGCGACTGCGGCTGACGGCTACGGCGATGTCCGAGCCGTCGCATTCCAGCCGCAGGGAGCAGCCGAATCCGTCGAACCCGTCGATCGCAGCTTCGACCATCGCGACCGCGAGCGTGGCGGTTTCGTCGATGCGCGATTCGAGCTCCCAAGCCCGCAGCGCCTCGGCTACGAACGCGCTGATGCGGCCCTTACTACCTGTTTCGGCCGGCAACTCGAGCCGCGCCCGGCGGCGACGATGAGCACCGCCCGCGGCCACCGCCCGACTCGCGTCGTCCTCGGTCTCGAACACCGGGACGTAGCGGGTGATGCCCGAACGTCTGAGCATCCGGCGGGTGTTCGCATCGCCACTGACCACGACGACGGGCACATCGGGCCACACGCTGACGTG is a window of Mycolicibacterium chubuense NBB4 DNA encoding:
- a CDS encoding Ni/Fe hydrogenase subunit alpha, yielding MNRDTRIISVGALTRVEGEGALHVTLTDGTVDTVELNIYEPPRFFEGLLRGRAYTEPPDITARICGICPVAYQVSACNAIEDACGVTLDDELRALRRLLYCGEWINSHALHIYLLHLPDFLGYPDALTMAKDHPGLLERGLNLKRVGNRLLEQLGGRPIHPVNVRLGGFYRTPTRAELAPMAESLRHAMDDALATVAAVGALDFPDLEVDHEFLALAASQRYPIDNGDITRSTGAGFTAAEFGTHVVEQQVPHSTALHATLDGGRYLTGPLARYSLNSAALSPAAASAAASAGLGSQCRNPFRSIVVRAVEIVYAVDEALRIIEEYQRPPRPSVPVTARAATGHGVSEAPRGLLYHRYEIGPDDTVRAATIVPPTSQNQAAIEHELAAVVGANASLDDTDLAHLCERTIRNHDPCISCAAHFLTLTVQRR
- a CDS encoding oxidoreductase gives rise to the protein MTAPTLAVWKFASCDGCQLTLLDCEDELLTLAEQVQIASFPEASSTITGGPYDVSLVEGSITTAADERRIHEIREQSGVLVTIGACATAGGIQALRNSLDVAELAALVYAEPAYIDTLATSTPASAHVTVDYQLQGCPIDRGQLLDTLCALLAGRTPRLPAKTVCSECKQRGITCVVVAEGTPCLGPVTHAGCGALCPSVDRGCYGCFGPTATPNFPALIPLLTRDGMTDGGVERVFRTFNVTTFTERRTDR
- the ygiD gene encoding 4,5-DOPA dioxygenase extradiol; this translates as MTEAADTVMPAAFIGHGSPMNALEANRYTEAWAAFGRAVPRPRAILVVSAHWYINATAVTAMARPRTIHDFYGFPQPLFDVDYPAPGSPDLVDEIRDVVEPTWVGADVDSWGIDHGAWSVLVHAFPDADIPVVQLSINADKPLDYHLDLGARLAALRRRRVLLLGSGNIVHNLAAMTSGLADRGFDWAVRFDDDANDLLTTAPHEAAQLTGHRDYRAAVPTPDHFVPMLYVAGAAGADAAVFDRLTAGHCYGSLSMASYTVGLPGAVDAPGQGAAVPTPDAPLDQTNI
- a CDS encoding STAS domain-containing protein encodes the protein MAGTAELAVFGLERGGDIVLRPQGVLDATTFGRLRDAIVKTAIETPRAVIVAVDDLAVPSGACWSVFASARWHVSVWPDVPVVVVSGDANTRRMLRRSGITRYVPVFETEDDASRAVAAGGAHRRRRARLELPAETGSKGRISAFVAEALRAWELESRIDETATLAVAMVEAAIDGFDGFGCSLRLECDGSDIAVAVSRSRDQTGDGQGCGEVSPEFSTRIDRLCRLWGCAPTPDGATVWALIRGGNPATELFHTA
- a CDS encoding 4Fe-4S dicluster domain-containing protein codes for the protein MTAVIDAAGLAELVEALKRRGYRVIGPTVRDSAIVLAELSSAEDLPSGWGVDVAPGHYRLRQRADDAVFGHSAGPQSWKQFLHPPRQRLWSSEGEQNGDTERYAFLGVRGCDLAAIATLDRVLGRGAHPQPEFAARRRGIFVVAVNCTEPGGLCFCASMGTGPGVGPGHDLALTERIDGNVRSYLVEVGSDDGADVLAELPQRVADDHEIDCARADVADAAHAMGRRMPEVDLRELLASSRESPRWDDVAARCLTCGNCTMVCPTCFCTDVTDVTDLTGEHAERWMHWASCFDLDFSYVHPDSVRQSGAGRYRHWITHKLGTWHDQFGTSGCVGCGRCIAWCPTGIDITEEAAALAQQADPVDE
- a CDS encoding S53 family peptidase; this translates as MVVSALVVLTSSAGLPRAPLSAGAPGVIGGPYADLLAGSTDLGPSRDRTAQVIVELRGHARPQALLGWAHSRSLDVRWSPGRPWAVIEGGAQAIAGAFDVEVHDFRGRRGQVFYASRRQPAIPDGLADEVSGLGRILGYTPYRESQPWPQLPLDVPDQGLTPAALRATYRADRLFADGYTGKGQTIVIFAFGGFDQADLDTFATTFGLPKFTPTLVGGQAGDPAAETTMDLSVVHAIAPDARTVVVNARPTVEGDGAYEKIGRMMEDADRAFPGAVWSFSISWGCDKLITATDLAPARSALVAAQRNGTTAFMANGDLAGLECKSGDDWSSAPERDNIGLNSVASLPEMVNVGGTTLSTEANGGWLGEQAWFDVPLSLGTSGGVSELFDMPAWQRGVTDHVAAERNPGRRLTPDVAAVADPFTGVRFFLHGQPTVGGGTSQAAPIWAGLAAVMNQYLLADGGRPLGDLNPLLYRIATGARLPAFRDVTLGGNAVDDATPGYDLVTGLGTPDTQNLAENVRDLQRAAP
- a CDS encoding DUF2795 domain-containing protein is translated as MTTGSPMSEQTELQRVLRAIHFPCRKGYLVSRAAYEGASQGLLDRLRDLDDDRFDSPEQLWRALRPSPGRSDRA
- a CDS encoding hydrogenase maturation protease, which gives rise to MTGVVIGLGNVWRRDDGVGPAVIAELLSAPPPGVRIRTAAGEPDELLETWTGAALAVVVDAASGPEPGRVRRWVSEALPSEVVLSSHGIGLTCAVSLGACLGRLPDRLVVVTVDGEDFGYGQEMSPAVGAAVCRAADAVRYELLASAFTAGS
- a CDS encoding FAD/NAD(P)-binding protein, encoding MSDCRFPTTGWTPMTPVPYRVTARTVENRDTATLTLAPVRDALPSPQPGEFMMMYAFGMGEVAISVSGIDDPDGGLLAHTVRSVGGVSRALHDARPGAVLGMRGPFGTGWALDAAAGRDLVVVGGGVGLAPLRSLILAAVADPGRFGRLTVIAGARTRGDFLFRDELSAWQNSGGADVHLTVDVPVQGWPGEVGFVTEPLRRLALAPDRTTAFLCGPEPMMRSCAELLLRKGMASSDIRVSLERNMQCGIGWCGHCQLGPLLLCLDGPVVGYDVASELLRVKEL
- a CDS encoding TetR family transcriptional regulator yields the protein MGRPNRQVERRGDIMDAAIGLIERHDLATLKLADVAAELGLTTNAVRYYFKDMSQLLSELALRSDTRFYDERLRLGTQTDDRRAQLAMTIAAGLPTGPEDAEWRAIWRAVLAAGFELDARRDVQGIYHRQVGLYADVLTAGAEAGTFRLTSGARDIAMTLMSMEDYLGYRIVARDPEVSRATALRLMRQYAELATGAALPETG
- a CDS encoding haloacid dehalogenase type II, which codes for MVVIAFDVNETLLDLQPLDEILGGRETRTRWFAQMLQVALVGGVTGDYVDFPTAQRNALHMLGLDHAEAIAATMRRLPAHPDAAPALERLGDFTLAALTNSPLEVAHEQLESARLSAYFDAILSADEVRALKPAAAAYRHLADHFGVALDDVWLVAAHGWDIAGALTAGCHGAFVRRPGQAVIPAFGTPEIVGDDLLQVADAIRGTAPTLGA